A single genomic interval of Aedes aegypti strain LVP_AGWG chromosome 1, AaegL5.0 Primary Assembly, whole genome shotgun sequence harbors:
- the LOC5565579 gene encoding probable cytochrome P450 6a13: MISGTVCIVLVLANVAFLVLFVRGVLQSRQVYWVRRRIPFVAWPHLLFGNVRRLWRHEHSSTIGQRLYRDLKARRLAAGGFNLLVSPSILVADPDLAEEVLVGNVRRFPDRGLHVDAEVDPLSETLFALRGNRWKDKRNRLAPVFSEETLKPVFRMVASFADELRKEISINLDRRLQDVQEWVSRYVTQVMGKSVFGMRCRMMQDPNTDFRRYGRISTELSWLLLLKNWIGVTMPWIARKVGLRITDATVEKFYVDLCRSNVLVRESYKVKENDILQLFMRLREARQLTMEELTTACYSFVKHGMEPCTSVMTFCLYELAKNVSIQKRLRDEISHYLEDTDGQLTYDVIMSMNYLDQVVNETMRKYPPVDFIYRRSSQSRDNIPQGTLFVIPVYAFHHDPDHFPAPEKFDPERFTAKQARTRHPYCYLPFGAGPRECLGARFGLLVVKAGLVTLLRRFRFAMPEELVHEKLQFKPNASVLSPVEGSVRLRVEAI; the protein is encoded by the exons ATGATTTCGGGTACTGTTTGTATTGTGCTGGTGCTCGCGAACGTTGCGTTCTTGGTTCTGTTTGTTCGCGGTGTTCTGCAATCGAGACAAGTttactgggttcgccgaaggATCCCGTTCGTGGCTTGGCCACATCTGCTGTTCGGAAATGTCCGAAGGCTTTGGAGGCACGAACACTCCTCGACGATCGGGCAGCGATTGTACAGAGATTTGAAGGCCCGGCGATTGGCTGCCGGCGGGTTCAATCTACTCGTATCGCCTTCGATTCTGGTAGCCGATCCAGACTTGGCCGAAGAGGTGCTAGTGGGAAATGTCAGGCGATTTCCGGATAGAGGACTTCACGTCGATGCAGAGGTGGATCCACTCAGTGAAACATTGTTTGCGCTGCGTGGGAACAGATGGAAGGATAAGCGAAACCGGTTGGCGCCAGTGTTCAGTGAGGAAACTTTAAAACCAGTTTTCAGAATGGTTGCCAGTTTTGCCGATGAGCTAAggaaggaaatttcaataaatCTGGATAGAAGGTTGCAGGATGTCCAGGAATGGGTATCTCGTTATGTAACTCAGGTAATGGGGAAAAGTGTGTTTGGGATGCGTTGTCGAATGATGCAAGACCCAAACACGGACTTCCGACGTTACGGTAGAATATCGACCGAGCTCAGTTGGCTGTTATTGCTCAAGAACTGGATTGGAGTTACGATGCCTTGGATAGCTAGGAAAGTTGGCCTGCGAATCACAGATGCCACGGTGGAGAAATTCTATGTTGACCTATGCCGTTCCAATGTATTGGTTCGGGAAAGTTATAAAGTCAAGGAAAATGACATTCTGCAGTTGTTCATGCGGCTCCGAGAAGCACGACAGCTGACTATGGAAGAACTGACAACTGCATGCTACAGTTTCGTCAAACACGGCATGGAACCTTGCACGTCGGTGATGACCTTCTGTTTGTACGAATTGGCCAAGAATGTATCCATTCAGAAGCGTCTACGGGATGAGATCAGTCATTACCTCGAAGATACTGACGGTCAGTTAACGTATGATGTCATCATGTCAATGAACTATCTGGATCAGGTTGTCAACG AAACCATGCGCAAGTACCCGCCAGTGGACTTTATCTATCGTCGATCTAGCCAGTCTCGCGATAACATCCCCCAGGGAACGCTTTTTGTAATCCCTGTCTACGCCTTCCACCACGATCCGGATCACTTCCCAGCGCCGGAAAAGTTTGACCCCGAGCGGTTCACCGCCAAACAGGCACGAACGCGGCACCCTTACTGCTATCTCCCCTTCGGAGCCGGACCCCGTGAATGCCTTGGAGCTCGGTTTGGTTTGCTGGTGGTGAAGGCTGGGTTGGTGACGTTGTTGCGCCGTTTTCGGTTCGCTATGCCTGAGGAGCTCGTTCATGAAAAGTTGCAGTTCAAGCCAAACGCTTCGGTGCTAAGTCCAGTGGAGGGCAGTGTGCGATTACGggttgaagcaatttga